A stretch of Coccidioides posadasii str. Silveira chromosome 2, complete sequence DNA encodes these proteins:
- a CDS encoding uncharacterized protein (EggNog:ENOG410PMM1~COG:S~BUSCO:10770at33183), which translates to MKRLVGTIKRTSTTFHRSNGASHSQDSLEDTIIKALTAFCDSGTMHNAGDEYLHLPTIVEAAESSPSAAKAAANRLHKYLSKPNSPHEQRQYNAIMLIRILADNPGPTFTRNIDSRFVSSLKILLRDGQDVSVQQILRETLEFLATTKASDTNLTELNSMWSKEKDKFVKQFGIHPLQRPNQGMYPGYRQDFFSSDRREKKLPTPEELAGRVSEAATSAKLLLQMVQSTPPSEFYQNDMLKEFANRCQRASRSMQAYMEATDPSPDEETMMTLIETNDKLSVSLSKYQRAQLNARKHLKATQPETTQLDQAPQSNYRPVSPLGEPTVVRPSKPHVPILSIPRKALKKFHRDPARQETATANTQAATTYLPPGDDLSPLDPAPPPSVMPHSHISDAPEQQSYQYRPGEFQVENPFADKFSTADDKSHDLYDNKDNNNSNHHSDIDDFRRDGQLHPAMQDRDFSAAEPIGVARTTTTTTGAAPGMSSTYYPGGHDALFDSDFSLPPAHHSSTAGNLSRM; encoded by the exons ATGAAGCGCCTGGTTGGGACCATTAAGCGGACAA GTACCACGTTCCATAGGTCTAATGGCGCATCACATTCTCAAGACTCCCTCGAGGATACGATCATAAAAGCACTC ACGGCCTTCTGCGACTCTGGCACTATGCACAATGCT GGCGATGAATACCTCCATCTTCCCACCATCGTCGAAGCGGCCGAATCGAGCCCCTCCGCCGCCAAAGCCGCTGCGAACCGGCTCCACAAGTACTTGTCAAAACCGAACTCGCCGCACGAACAGCGCCAGTACAATGCGATCATGCTAATTCGAATATTGGCCGATAATCCCGGACCTACCTTCACGCGCAACATCGATTCCCGCTTCGTTTCGTCGCTGAAGATCCTGCTGAGAGACGGGCAGGATGTCAGCGTGCAGCAGATTCTGAGGGAGACCCTGGAGTTCCTGGCAACCACGAAGGCGAGCGATACCAATCTTACGGAGTTGAACAGCATGTGGAGTAAGGAAAAGGACAAATTCGTGAAGCAGTTTGGTATTCATCCG CTCCAAAGACCCAACCAAGGCATGTATCCCGGATACCGCCAGGATTTCTTCTCCAGCGATCGCAGAGAAAAGAAGCTGCCCACGCCAGAAGAGCTCGCAGGGCGGGTCTCGGAGGCGGCCACATCTGCAAAGCTACTCTTGCAGATGGTGCAGTCTACACCGCCATCCGAATTCTACCAAAATGACATGCTCAAGGAATTTGCCAATCGATGCCAAAGGGCGTCTCGATCGATGCAGGCGTACATGGAGGCGACGGATCCTTCGCCTGACGAAGAGACCATGATGACACTCATCGAGACAAACGACAAACTCTCCGTCTCCCTGTCGAAATACCAGCGGGCACAACTAAACGCGAGAAAACATCTCAAAGCAACGCAGCCGGAGACGACACAGCTTGACCAAGCGCCCCAGTCGAATTACAGACCGGTCTCGCCGCTGGGCGAACCTACCGTCGTCCGTCCATCTAAACCCCACGTTCCGATCCTCTCTATTCCCCGAAAGGCGCTGAAGAAATTCCACCGCGATCCGGCTCGGCAGGAAACAGCTACTGCTAATACGCAAGCGGCCACGACCTATCTGCCCCCAGGCGACGACTTGTCCCCACTGGATCCCGCGCCTCCACCAAGCGTGATGCCCCATTCGCACATCTCAGATGCACCCGAACAACAAAGCTACCAGTACAGACCCGGCGAATTCCAGGTCGAAAACCCGTTCGCAGACAAATTCAGCACGGCTGACGACAAGTCGCACGATCTCTACGATAATAAggataataataatagtaaTCATCACAGCGACATTGACGATTTTAGACGCGATGGACAGCTCCATCCCGCCATGCAGGATCGGGATTTCTCGGCTGCGGAGCCGATTGGCGTGGCGAGGACGACGACAACGACCACCGGAGCCGCTCCGGGAATGAGCAGCACGTATTATCCCGGCGGACATGACGCTTTGTTTGATAGCGATTTTAGTTTACCGCCAGCGCATCATAGCAGCACAGCGGGGAATCTCTCCAGGATGTGA
- a CDS encoding uncharacterized protein (EggNog:ENOG410PJV5~COG:P,Q~TransMembrane:5 (o12-32i174-192o212-229i241-259o271-293i)~BUSCO:4614at33183) has product MRQSTWCAFSNRPILCVSIGGVAVLVLFARIAQLGHSYLRRVLSSVTPPRQQRFWGIEESQIWPNIKKHILYAPLGRKRHNREFQLSTAVNVGTLPSRFHTILLTLYIGSQLAYCIILDYSVNKKAALVAEVRGRTGNLAVLNMIPLIILSGRNNPLIPLLRVSFDTYNLLHRWIGRVVALEAIAHTLAWAINAVDATGWDSMWRGLREDSFYTWGLVSTVALAFLFVHSPSPLRHAFYETFLHLHQVGALVAMLGLYLHLDLDKLPQVPWMRFIIGVWILDRCARFIRLIYLNVSRRRGLTRVVAKALPGEATRVTFFLPNNARIEPGSHVYAYLPRISYWMSHPFSVAWVEKDERSDSDSDSALSEKTLASSSAADFKSSQTKEFDEELNGSKFRPTRVTLIMAARTGMTRKLYNAALASPNLTLETSGFIEGPYNSRPSSSFGSYGTVVLFSGGAGITHHLLQVKHLLEAAEAGTVATRKIYLVWGVRTTEHLSWVRGFMDSILHQPNRRDILITKLFISKPKSTREITSPSTTLQMFPGRCRPNIVLDEAMESRVGATVVSVCGPGSFADEDS; this is encoded by the exons ATGCGCCAGTCCACTTGGTGCGCTTTCTCGAACCGCCCG ATACTATGCGTCTCTATTGGAGGTGTTGCAGTGCTCGTCCTCTTCGCGAGGATAGCGCAGCTGGGTCACTCATACCTCCGCCGAGTTCTCTCCTCCGTCACTCCCCCGAGACAACAAAGATTCTGGGGAATAGAAGAATCACAGATATGGCCAAATATCAAGAAGCACATCTTATATGCTCCGTTGGGGAGGAAGAGACATAACCGAGAGTTCCAGCTATCCACGGCGGTCAACGTCGGGACGCTCCCTTCGCGGTTCCATACGATATTGCTCACTCTCTACATCGGAAGTCAGCTGGCCTACTGCATTATTCTTGACTACAGTGTGAACAAAAAAGCTGCGCTGGTTGCAGAAGTCAGAGGCAGAACCGGTAACCTAGCTGTGCTTAATATGATACCCTTGATCATCTTGTCAGGCAGAAATAACCCCTTGATTCCTCTTCTTCGCGTCAGTTTCGATACGTACaatcttcttcatcgatgGATCGGCCGCGTCGTTGCTTTGGAGGCTATCGCTCACACGCTTGCCTGGGCCATCAATGCGGTCGATGCAACTGGCTGGGACAGCATGTGGAGAGGTCTCAGGGAAGATTCATTCTATACGTGGGGCTTGGTGTCTACCGTGGCGCTCGCGTTTCTCTTCGTTCACTCGCCTTCTCCGCTGCGACATGCTTTCTACGAGACgtttctccatcttcatcAAGTCGGAGCCCTGGTGGCAATGCTTGGGCTCTATCTCCACCTGGATCTCGACAAGCTTCCCCAAGTACCTTGGATGCGCTTCATCATTGGTGTTTGGATACTTGACCGATGCGCCAGATTTATCCGCCTCATCTATCTCAACGTGTCGCGCCGCCGTGGTTTGACTAGAGTCGTCGCTAAAGCATTGCCGGGAGAAGCAACCCGAGTCACTTTCTTCCTGCCTAACAATGCCCGTATCGAACCCGGTAGCCACGTCTATGCCTACCTCCCGCGCATTTCTTACTGGATGTCTCACCCTTTTTCCGTGGCCTGGGTTGAGAAAGACGAGCGCTCCGATTCCGATTCCGACTCCGCCCTTTCTGAGAAAACATTAGCAAGCTCCTCAGCTGCTGACTTCAAATCCAGCCAGACCAAAGAATTTGACGAAGAGCTCAACGGCTCCAAATTTCGACCTACACGCGTCACTCTGATCATGGCCGCTCGCACCGGTATGACGCGCAAGCTTTATAACGCAGCACTCGCCTCGCCCAATCTCACCCTCGAAACCAGCGGCTTCATCGAAGGACCTTACAATTCTCGCCCTTCCTCCTCCTTTGGCAGCTACGGCACTGTCGTCCTATTCTCCGGCGGCGCCGGAATAACCCACCACCTCCTACAGGTCAAGCACCTGCTGGAAGCCGCCGAGGCAGGCACCGTGGCCACCCGAAAGATATACCTGGTGTGGGGCGTTCGCACGACGGAACATCTCTCCTGGGTCCGCGGGTTCATGGACTCGATCCTCCACCAGCCAAACAGAAGAGACATTCTGATCACGAAATTATTCATCAGCAAGCCCAAGAGCACCCGCGAAATTACTAGCCCCAGCACGACGTTGCAGATGTTTCCCGGTCGGTGCCGGCCCAATATCGTGCTTGATGAGGCTATGGAGTCGAGGGTTGGCGCCACTGTGGTGTCTGTCTGCGGACCAGGCTCGTTTGCGGATGAG GATTCGTAG
- a CDS encoding uncharacterized protein (EggNog:ENOG410PHW8~COG:Q), which translates to MTSSPVLSLFSLQGKTALVTGGTRGIGQAMAQALAEAGADIILVQRDESNTTTRDAIVQKTGRKVTIHVAELSDREAVAQVIPSIVKCGQHVDILLNCAGIQRRHPAEKFPDADWDEVLQVNLTSVFTLCREFGAYLLSRDASTFQSDRRGAIINVASLLSFQGGITVTAYAASKGGVAQLTKALSNEWASRGISVNAIAPGYVDTEMNTALINDAARNDGIMARIPAGRWGKPEDFKGVVVFLASEASAYVSGEIICVDGGWMGR; encoded by the exons ATGACGTCCTCGCCGGTGCTATCTCTCTTTTCCCTGCAGGGCAAAACAGCCCTTGTGACAGGCGGCACCCGCGGAATTGGGCAGGCGATGGCCCAAGCGTTAGCTGAAGCGGGAGCCGATATCATCCTTGTCCAA AGGGATGAAAGCAACACAACGACTCGCGATGCGATAGTACAGAAGACCGGAAGAAAGGTCACCATCCATGTTGCCGAGCTGTCCGATCGAGAGGCGGTGGCCCAAGTGATACCATCGATTGTGAAATGCGGTCAACATGTGGACATTCTGCTGAACTGTGCGGGAATCCAGCGAAGGCACCCAGCTGAGAAGTTCCCGGATGCGGATTGGGATGAG gTTCTCCAGGTAAACCTGACCTCGGTGTTCACCCTTTGCCGGGAGTTTGGGGCATATCTCTTATCTCGTGATGCATCGACGTTCCAGTCCGATCGACGAGGGGCCATCATCAACGTCGCATCCCTGCTCTCATTCCAAGGGGGAATCACAGTCACCGCGTATGCCGCGTCCAAGGGCGGAGTGGCGCAGTTGACCAAAGCGCTCTCAAACGAGTGGGCATCTCGGGGGATCTCGGTCAACGCAATCGCACCGGGATACGTCGACACGGAGATGAACACGGCTCTTATCAACGATGCGGCGCGCAACGATGGGATTATGGCCCGTATACCGGCCGGGAGGTGGGGTAAACCTGAGGATTTCAAGGGCGTGGTCGTGTTTCTTGCCAGCGAAGCCAGTGCGTATGTCTCCGGGGAGATTATCTGTGTCGACGGCGGATGGATGGGCCGGTGA